Proteins encoded by one window of Haematobia irritans isolate KBUSLIRL chromosome 2, ASM5000362v1, whole genome shotgun sequence:
- the LOC142225291 gene encoding uncharacterized protein LOC142225291 has translation MDSYISKGQNKNGNICPVCANPPDTNMVSCIKCNRLCHKNCLITADKTSHTCRQCSLVRPSSPAPSGRSHSSTRSHQSQSRSIQLQLQRLEEERNLNLEFISKKYSLLEEAETHNDSNSIRSQSVQNWVNRLPNDQQSEIAQEQETAQEPTNIQSHDQITYLADETSYFDVPLQTCQNTASQINMPPSDQNTTTNVSANSVLQYSSNSAHSPVDNNVDTTVANNTTGSGTTHQSTAPQVPNAVNEQQNHSYQNSVPPPPVVGTTVPVMHSPNPQTFIYQAPISSTMHVPSNHFYNTSLEPYNNTYYLQQSSVNARQSIPKELPIFSGHPEDWPLFISTFEWSTATCCFSDAENLIRLQKSLKGDALHSVQHLLIHPSNVPGVIDVLRMLYGQPEKILNAIRNRINSSPKVEENNLQTLTSFAINVRSLLATIKASNLPNELNNSFLLRQLLHKLPPSYQMQWATLKQQLIAQNKKQNLEEFDSWLFSIGMTASTLSLESTTVKQSNGKNSSSAANDKPTTSKRAFVYSHSDDRQCVVCSKNNCRSLGNCPKYQSLNRGEKWNVVRAHKLCKYCLGLHKGECRRKKKCGEENCEYYHHSSLHRYSEQPTQNTNKETSNHNQNKVNIVSEEAMNNSHNSFVANILFKIIPIKIYGNNKSIETFAFIDEGSSISLLDKSVASELQLNGMASPLCLRWTGGMQRKENNSKKLTIEIAGSNKSRVTLDVSTVDSLNLPRQSLDYKFLSQRYRHLRNLPVPSYVNAEPKLLIGLNHLNLGISKKTREGNTNEPVAVRTELGWLIYGVTDGSVNTSKHFNFHICDCTARDSKLDELVKSFYTLESIGICTLDPLKSEDENRALSLLNKFIKHKADGHYEVPLLWKFESFNLPDSFDMALRRLKCLENKLLQNSELLQIFRDTISKYISKGYIRKLDVVDGRQVDSRIWYLPIFAVFNKNKPGKSRVVWDAAAKVGEHSLNSFLLKGPDMLASLPSILFKFRQKKVAVCGDIEEMFHQIHIRPEDRNVQRFLWRDCNREKSPDVYVMDVMIFGASCAPSISQFVKNFNADKFVEKYPIAVKAIKENHYVDDLLDSVATDEEALQLINDVTYVHSQGGFNIRNWVSNSELVRNTYSNHIAHSAKCINDKDEDNKVEKVLGVFWEQYEDVITFKISPWLMNSELFMNQRVPTKREVLRLVMSIYDPLGLIGHITMYVKILMQEVWRSKIGWDEPIPTPLLIKWAQWLQILPSIQNIKIERCYLKCLKNYDGVELQLHTFVDASKDAYAAVCYFRLKQNEHIICSLISAKSRVAPMKITSVPRLELMAALIGARLSKFICDNHEIVISKKYFWSDSKTVLSWINSDHRKYNQFVAFRITEILEITSASDWNWVCSSDNVADDATKWAKIPTFLSTSRWFSGPEFIHRPEELWPVVKNISSDTDEERIRHIHHISKREAIYDELRFSKWNRLLRAVGYVYKFIAVCRNTTYRYEGLSHDDLAKAEIQIYKQVQSEYYSTEISALGSSCPVSKSSEIYAKSPYLDNGVLRVEGRIDLANVTTEQKRPIILPRNSYTTKLIIMHYHERYHHLNNETVVNEIRQKYSISKLRATVKSVVRCCQLCKISKVIPKNPQMGRLPHARVAAYTAPFSYTGLDFFGPILVTVNRHKEKRYGCLFTCLTIRAVHIEVAHSLTTSSCILAIRNFMARRGTPREFYSDNGTNFIGAERELREAISEVDKNELIKAFTTANTKWIFNPPASPHMGGAWERLVRSVKVVLYKIMPFRYPTDELLLSMLMEVENVINSRPLTYVPVDEDTEEALTPNHFLTGSSNGLKPMSTLDDSGVLLKRNWLISQQYGNIFWKKWLAEYLPSLTCRTKWHEKSKPLGQGDLVIIVDPSLPRNVWLRGRSNGKGPPFIFYSRVQMASHITVKLSALRRGNNPTVIELMTLCMQGSYAHDGSQNFH, from the exons ATGGATTCATACATTTCAAAGggtcaaaacaaaaatggtaatatctgCCCAGTGTGTGCTAATCCCCCTGACACAAACATGGTCTCATGTATAAAATGCAATAGACTTTGTCATAAAAATTGCCTTATAACTGCTGATAAAACGAGCCATACTTGCCGTCAGTGTTCATTAGTTAGGCCATCGTCCCCAGCTCCTAGTGGCAGAAGTCATAGTTCTACCCGATCTCATCAATCCCAGTCACGAAGTATACAACTACAGCTACAGAGGCTCGAAGAAGAGCGAAATCTCAATTTGGAGTTTATAAGTAAAAAGTATAGCCTCCTTGAAGAAGCTGAAACCCATAATGATAGCAATTCGATTCGGTCACAATCAGTTCAAAATTGGGTAAACAGATTACCTAACGATCAACAGTCTGAAATAGCGCAAGAACAAGAAACGGCCCAAGAACCTACTAACATTCAATCACATGACCAGATAACCTATTTGGCCGATGAAACTTCATATTTTGATGTACCTCTTCAAACATGTCAAAACACAGCAAGCCAAATCAACATGCCACCCTCAGATCAAAATACAACAACCAATGTTAGTGCAAACTCTGTATTACAATACTCCAGCAATAGCGCTCATTCACCCGTAGATAACAATGTGGATACGACTGTCGCAAATAACACCACGGGTAGTGGAACAACGCACCAATCTACTGCACCCCAAGTGCCAAATGCCGTAAATGAACAACAAAACCATTCTTACCAAAATAGTGTTCCTCCACCTCCAGTTGTCGGTACCACTGTACCTGTAATGCATTCACCAAatccacaaacatttatttatcaaGCGCCTATTTCGTCAACAATGCACGTACCATCaaaccatttttacaatacatcACTAGAGCCTTATAACAACACTTATTATTTACAACAAAGCAGCGTAAATGCGCGACAATCGATTCCAAAGGAATTGCCGATATTTTCTGGTCATCCCGAAGACTGGCCTTTGTTTATTTCTACCTTCGAATGGTCCACAGCAACTTGCTGCTTTTCTGATGCTGAGAATTTGATTCGATTGCAAAAATCATTGAAAGGTGATGCACTACATAGTGTCCAACATTTGCTAATTCATCCTTCCAATGTACCCGGTGTCATAGACGTGCTAAGAATGTTGTATGGTCAacctgaaaaaatattaaatgcaaTAAGAAATAGAATAAATTCGTCTCCAAAAGTAGAGGAGAATAATTTGCAAACACTTACCTCATTTGCTATCAATGTTCGTAGTCTTCTTGCCACCATTAAAGCAAGCAACTTACCAAATGAACTGAACAATTCTTTTTTACTTCGGCAATTATTGCACAAACTCCCACCGTCGTATCAAATGCAATGGGCGACTCTCAAGCAACAGCTAATtgcccaaaacaaaaaacaaaatttggaagagTTTGACAGTTGGTTGTTTAGCATTGGAATGACTGCCAGCACATTATCACTGGAATCCACCACTGTGAAGCAGAGTAATGGAAAAAATAGCAGCAGCGCTGCCAACGACAAACCCACCACAAGCAAGAGAGCTTTTGTTTACTCTCATAGTGATGATCGCCAGTGTGTTGTATGTAGCAAGAACAATTGTAGAAGTTTAGGCAACTGCCCAAAATACCAATCGTTGAATCGTGGTGAAAAATGGAATGTTGTGAGAGCACATAAATTATGTAAATATTGTTTGGGTTTGCATAAAGGAGAATGTagaagaaagaaaaaatgtggTGAAGAGAATTGCGAGTATTATCACCATTCTTCCTTACATCGTTACTCAGAACAACCAACACAAAATACGAATAAAGAAACGTCAAACCATAATCAAAACAAAGTAAATATTGTAAGCGAAGAAGCAATGAATAACTCACATAATAGTTTTgtggcaaatattttatttaaaataatacctATTAAAATATACGGTAACAATAAGAGCATTGAAACATTTGCCTTTATTGACGAAGGCTCGTCCATTAGTTTATTGGATAAATCAGTGGCAAGTGAATTACAATTGAATGGTATGGCGAGTCCCCTTTGTCTGCGGTGGACAGGAGGTatgcaaagaaaagaaaataattcaaaGAAATTGACCATCGAAATTGCAGGTTCTAACAAGAGCCGTGTTACTTTGGATGTCAGTACAGTGGATTCATTGAATTTACCCAGGCAGTCGTTGGATTACAAATTTCTAAGCCAACGTTATCGACACCTAAGAAATCTACCTGTACCAAGCTACGTGAATGCTGAACCAAAGTTGCTTATTGGGCTCAATCATTTAAATTTGGGAATTTCTAAAAAGACACGAGAGGGAAATACCAATGAACCAGTGGCTGTACGCACAGAACTTGGATGGCTTATATATGGCGTAACAGATGGATCCGTGAACACAAGTAAGCATTTCAATTTCCATATTTGTGATTGTACTGCAAGAGACAGCAAATTAGATGAGCttgtaaaaagtttctatacacttGAGAGCATTGGTATTTGTACACTGGATCCGCTCAAATCTGAAGATGAAAATCGAGCGCtaagtttgttaaataaatttataaaacataAAGCGGATGGGCATTATGAGGTCCCATTATTGTGGAAATTTGAATCTTTTAATTTACCAGACAGTTTTGATATGGCATTAAGAAGGCTAAAATGCCtggaaaataaattgttgcaaaattctgAATTGCTTCAAATATTTCGAGATACGATTTCTAAATATATATCTAAAGGATACATTCGCAAATTAGATGTGGTAGATGGGCGACAGGTTGATTCTAGGATTTGGTATCTTCCCATTTTTGCTGTCTTTAACAAAAATAAGCCCGGCAAGTCGCGTGTAGTGTGGGATGCTGCCGCAAAAGTAGGAGAACATTCGCtaaattcatttctattaaaaggcCCGGATATGTTGGCTTCATTGCCATCTATTCTTTTTAAGTTCCGGCAGAAAAAGGTAGCTGTGTGCGGGGATATCGAAGAGATGTTCCATCAAATACACATCAGGCCAGAGGATCGCAATGTGCAACGCTTCCTTTGGAGAGACTGCAATCGAGAAAAATCGCCTGATGTGTATGTGATGGACGTCATGATATTTGGAGCTTCATGTGCTCCAAGTATATCccagtttgtaaaaaatttcaatgcgGATAAGTTTGTGGAAAAATATCCAATAGCTGTAAAAGCAATTAAAGAAAATCATTACGTAGATGATTTATTGGATTCTGTGGCTACGGATGAAGAAGCGTTGCAATTAATAAACGACGTTACATATGTGCATAGTCAAGGTGGTTTCAATATTAGAAACTGGGTATCTAATAGCGAATTGGTTAGAAACACGTATTCGAATCATATTGCCCATAGCGCTAAATGCATCAATGACAAGGACGAAGATAATAAAGTAGAAAAGGTTCTTGGTGTATTCTGGGAGCAGTACGAGGACgtaattacatttaaaatttcgCCATGGCTTATGAATAGCGAGTTATTTATGAATCAAAGAGTTCCAACAAAGCGTGAAGTTCTTAGACTGGTCATGTCCATCTACGACCCCCTTGGTCTAATAGGACATATAACAATGTACGTAAAGATTTTAATGCAAGAAGTCTGGCGTTCAAAAATTGGGTGGGATGAACCCATTCCTACGCCATTATTGATAAAATGGGCCCAGTGGTTGCAAATTTTGCCTAGTATACAAAACATTAAAATAGAAAGGTGTTATCTGAAATGTTTAAAGAATTATGATGGTGTTGAGCTCCAACTCCACACTTTCGTGGATGCCAGCAAAGATGCGTACGCAGCTGTATGTTATTTTCGATTAAAACAAAATGAACACATTATTTGCTCATTGATATCCGCTAAAAGCAGAGTTGCGCCCATGAAAATTACATCTGTTCCTAGACTAGAACTTATGGCAGCGTTGATAGGAGCACGAttatccaaatttatttgtgatAATCATGAAATAGTTATTtcgaagaaatatttttggaGCGATTCCAAGACGGTGCTCAGCTGGATTAACTCTGATCATCGGAAGTATAACCAGTTTGTTGCATTCCGCATcacagaaattttggaaattacatCAGCTAGCGATTGGAATTGGGTTTGCAGCAGTGACAACGTAGCCGATGATGCCACGAAATGGGCGAAGATTCCCACGTTTTTGAGTACTAGCCGATGGTTTAGTGGCCCGGAATTTATTCACAGACCTGAAGAACTGTGGCCCGtagttaaaaatatttctagcgACACAGACGAAGAGCGTATACGTCATATACATCACATATCTAAACGGGAAGCTATCTACGATGAATTGcggttttccaaatggaatcgtCTCTTGAGGGCTGTTGGATATGTGTATAAATTTATTGCAGTATGTCGCAACACTACATATCGATATGAAGGATTGTCTCATGACGATTTAGCTAAGGCTGAGATTCAAATATATAAACAGGTTCAATCAGAATATTACTCTACGGAAATTTCGGCATTGGGTTCAAGttgtccagtttcaaaatcaagtgagatatatgcaaaatcaCCCTATTTGGATAATGGCGTATTGCGAGTCGAAGGTAGAATAGACTTGGCGAATGTTACAACAGAGCAAAAACGCCCGATAATATTACCGAGAAACAGCTATACTACTAAACTTATTATTATGCATTACCATGAACGCTACCATCATTTGAATAATGAAACTGTCGTAAACGAAATACGACAGAAGTACTCTATTTCAAAACTTCGTGCTACTGTTAAATCTGTTGTACGTTGTTGCCAATTATGTAAAATATCAAAGGTGATTCCTAAAAATCCTCAGATGGGAAGATTACCCCATGCTCGTGTAGCAGCTTACACTGCCCCATTTTCGTATACAGGGCTAGACTTTTTCGGACCCATTCTGGTAACCGTAAACAGACATAAAGAAAAACGCTATGGCTGTTTGTTTACGTGTCTTACGATAAGGGCAGTTCATATCGAAGTGGCACACTCTTTGACAACAAGTTCTTGTATTTTGGCGATTCGAAACTTTATGGCTCGGAGAGGAACACCTCGCGAATTTTACAGCGATAACGGCACTAATTTCATAGGAGCTGAAAGGGAGTTGCGTGAGGCTATTTCGGAAGTTGACAAGAACGAGTTGATCAAAGCATTTACAACTGCCAACACTAAATGGATTTTCAATCCTCCTGCTTCACCCCACATGGGAGGCGCTTGGGAGCGGTTAGTCCGCTCGGTAAAAGtggttttatacaaaattatgccatTCCGATATCCTACAGATGAACTTCTTTTAAGCATGTTAATGGAAGTGGAGAATGTTATTAATTCGAGGCCGCTTACGTATGTTCCGGTAGATGAAGATACAGAAGAAGCTTTAACCCCGAATCATTTTCTCACTGGAAGTTCTAATGGGCTTAAACCTATGTCTACACTAGACGACAGCGGAGTTTTATTGAAGCGAAATTGGTTAATTTCTCAACAATATGGCaacatattttggaagaaatggcTAGCTGAATATCTGCCGTCGCTAACGTGTAGAACGAAATGGCACGAAAAATCTAAACCTTTAGGTCAGGGGGACTTAGTAATCATTGTTGATCCTTCTTTACCTAGAAATGTATGGTTGCGCGGTAGG agcaatggcaagggacctccttttattttttacagccgagtccaaATGGCTTctcacattacggtgaaactaTCAGCATTACGGAGAGGGAATAATCCAACTGTGATTGAactcatgaccctttgtatgcaaggcagttATGCCCACGATGGCTCGCAGAATTTCCATTGA